One genomic region from Calypte anna isolate BGI_N300 chromosome 17, bCalAnn1_v1.p, whole genome shotgun sequence encodes:
- the EXOSC2 gene encoding exosome complex component RRP4, whose amino-acid sequence MSAITMRLPVARKPVGPSAPRGGEKHLVAPGDTITTDTGYMRGHGTYVEEEKLIASVAGVVERVNKLVCVKALKTRYNGEVGDIVVGRITEVQQKRWKVETNSRLDSVLLLSSMNLPGGELRRRSAEDELAMRDYLQEGDLISAEVQSVFSDGAVSLHTRSLKYGKLGQGVLVQVSPSLVKRQKTHFHDLPCGASVILGNNGFIWIYPTPEQKDEEAGGFTTNLEPVPLSDREVISRLRNCIVALVTHKLMLFDTSILYCYEASLPHQIKDVLKPEVMEQIILETRQRLLELEG is encoded by the exons ATGTCCGCGATCACCATGCGGCTGCCGGTGGCTCGCAAACCGGTGGGGCCGAGCGCTCCCCGGGGCGGCGAGAAGCACCTGGTGGCGCCGGGGGACACCATCACCACGGACACGGGATACATGAG GGGCCACGGCACTTAcgtggaggaggagaagctgatCGCCTCGGTGGCCGGCGTGGTGGAGAGGGTGAACAAGTTGGTGTGTGTCAAGGCGCTGAAGACCCG GTACAACGGGGAAGTTGGTGACATCGTGGTCGGGAGGATCACGGAG gttcAGCAGAAGCGATGGAAAGTGGAAACAAATTCCAGGCTGGACTCAGTCCTGTTGCTGTCATCTATGAATTTACCTGGTGGGGAACTG agaaGGAGATCAGCAGAAGATGAGCTTGCCATGAGGGACTATCTGCAGGAAGGGGACCTCATCAGT GCAGAGGTCCAGTCTGTATTTTCTGATGGAGCTGTGTCACTGCACACCCGGAGTCTGAAATACGGGAAG cttggcCAGGGTGTGCTTGTTCAGGTCTCTCCCTCCCTTGTGAAACGTCAGAAGACACATTTCCATGATTTGCCCTGTGGTGCATCTGTGATCCTTGGCAACAATGGTTTCATCTGGATCTACCCAACTCCAGAGCAGAAAGATGAAGAGGCAGGAGGCTTCACCACCAACTTGGAG cctgttCCCTTGTCTGACCGAGAGGTGATCTCACGGCTCCGAAACTGCATTGTGGCTCTGGTTACCCACAAACTGATGCTCTTTGACACCAGCATCCTGTATTGCTATGAAGCATCCCTTCCTCATCAG ATCAAGGATGTTCTGAAACCAgaggtgatggagcagatcattCTGGAAACCCGACAGAGGttgctggagctggagggatAA